One Phaeodactylum tricornutum CCAP 1055/1 PHATR_bd_32x35 genomic scaffold, whole genome shotgun sequence genomic window carries:
- a CDS encoding predicted protein, with protein MWFPRHEAAAYRSPRSMTMDHCTTTAIKIRGVADTKLVTMMFTTPTAAAAAAVERGDDPPLVTKIERRSSLRRNRRVTTDNDDDDEEDLKPSAKYDKARRRRRKIFRQGLWHFLFRQGLSLHQLVALLFIVAGCVTVYRWMVLSSRMSPAASVAERFRRHKLAQSKMREREIDAPHHDGKRRSQDESTDGSLRSQLTGQKTILELFQNHRWQPDLVKKQVRTGTDSTIATVDKILQAWGRQLDEDVEGNVHGGPQWTRPFLLPPLPNAGRSEPEADLATDDEVKEKGRRDKAIHKRAYFKVNRNGHMAWQDEWEKMKQAGGTEVGPKIDYTDKGMYVYPDVLPQPPLAGQYPKLQTLSDIMTRWPQDEEYEDDHFEETLIHFDFTNETQMVAALKFRDNQLPFKVYNVPEIQAATSKWTDEYVAEHFGKGTSLLNAWTSTVLADGTAQESPNNYFAFFTPNHWDVAAMGLPPTRNNNWSFGTWAEHAQYADAAPLAADQPHFYWQAGVSREERHQDPAKWTFISKDLPSFSSTEANFFQFHPAQQKGIQCRFGERGVVAATHYDSGRNMVAMITGAKRYILSPPKECSKLGIFTSKSSPIYRHSLLNFGHLKFLNDSSTAENLGMSLEERGWLERAASAQAVETVLKAGEVLFIPSFWFHYIVSVQKSAQCNVRSGIDESGSSEFGGKENVLECN; from the coding sequence ATGTGGTTTCCACGACACGAAGCGGCCGCATACCGGTCACCGAGATCAATGACCATGGATCATTGCACAACGACCGCCATCAAAATCAGAGGTGTCGCCGATACGAAACTTGTCACAATGATGTTCACCACTCCTActgcggcggcagcggcagcagTGGAAAGAGGCGACGACCCCCCACTGGTGACGAAAATCGAACGACGTTCTTCGCTACGGCGAAATCGGCGCGTAACgaccgacaacgacgatgacgacgaagaagatctcAAGCCGTCCGCCAAATACGACAAAGCCCGTCGTCGGCGCCGGAAGATATTTCGTCAGGGACTCTGGCATTTCCTATTTCGCCAAGGACTGTCTCTTCACCAACTAGTGGCGCTACTCTTTATCGTTGCTGGGTGTGTGACCGTTTACCGGTGGATGGTGCTATCGAGTCGTATGTCTCCGGCTGCGTCGGTAGCCGAACGTTTCCGGCGTCACAAACTTGCTCAGTCCAAGATGCGTGAGCGGGAAATTGACGCCCCTCATCATGACGGGAAGCGTCGTTCGCAAGACGAATCCACCGACGGCTCGCTCCGCAGTCAATTGACGGGACAGAAAACCATTCTTGAATTGTTTCAGAACCACCGTTGGCAGCCTGATTTGGTGAAAAAACAAGTTCGCACTGGCACGGACAGCACGATTGCCACAGTCGATAAGATTCTACAAGCATGGGGTCGGCAACTGGATGAGGATGTAGAAGGAAACGTACACGGCGGTCCCCAATGGACCCGACCCTTTTTGTTACCTCCCCTACCCAATGCTGGTCGCAGCGAACCTGAAGCTGACCTGGCTACTGACGATGAAGTCAAGGAGAAAGGACGCCGAGACAAAGCAATTCACAAACGCGCATACTTCAAGGTTAACCGGAATGGACACATGGCATGGCAAGACGAGTGGGAAAAAATGAAGCAAGCAGGCGGCACAGAAGTGGGTCCCAAGATTGACTACACCGATAAGGGCATGTACGTGTATCCCGATGTTTTGCCACAGCCTCCCTTGGCTGGTCAATATCCCAAATTGCAGACGTTGAGTGACATCATGACACGTTGGCCGCAGGATGAAGAGTATGAAGATGACCACTTTGAAGAAACGTTGATTCATTTCGACTTTACCAACGAAACGCAGATGGTAGCCGCGCTTAAATTTCGAGACAATCAATTACCTTTTAAAGTTTACAATGTCCCAGAAATCCAAGCGGCGACGTCTAAATGGACAGACGAGTACGTGGCGGAACATTTCGGCAAAGGCACTAGTTTACTTAATGCCTGGACAAGTACTGTTCTAGCCGATGGCACTGCCCAAGAATCACCCAATAACTACTTTGCATTCTTCACTCCCAATCACTGGGATGTCGCTGCCATGGGACTTCCACCTACCCGCAACAACAATTGGAGCTTCGGTACTTGGGCCGAACATGCGCAATATGCGGATGCTGCCCCCCTCGCCGCCGATCAACCTCACTTTTACTGGCAAGCTGGAGTCAGCCGTGAAGAGCGGCACCAGGACCCAGCCAAATGGACTTTTATCAGCAAAGATTTGCCTTCATTTAGCTCGACCGAGGCTaactttttccaatttcaCCCGGCACAGCAAAAGGGTATTCAGTGCCGTTTTGGAGAGCGCGGTGTGGTCGCGGCAACACACTACGATTCGGGACGTAACATGGTCGCCATGATAACGGGCGCCAAACGCTATATTCTGTCGCCTCCGAAAGAGTGTTCAAAACTAGGTATCTTTACGAGTAAATCATCACCGATTTACCGCCATTCACTGCTAAACTTTGGACACTTAAAGTTTTTGAACGATTCCAGCACTGCAGAAAATCTGGGAATGTCACTGGAGGAGCGTGGCTGGCTGGAGCGAGCAGCGTCGGCTCAGGCGGTGGAAACTGTATTGAAAGCTGGCGAAGTCTTGTTCATTCCGAGCTTCTGGTTTCATTACATCGTGAGCGTGCAAAAATCAGCCCAGTGCAACGTACGCTCTGGCATTGACGAATCCGGATCTTCCGAATTCGGAGGTAAGGAAAATGTCCTGGAATGCAATTAG